The genome window TTATTTTAGAGCATTATGAAGACAGTGATTTTATCAAATTAATAATAGCTATGAAGGATAGATTTCAGTTTGAACACTGGATTAAAGTTATAACTAAAAACATAAATAATTGGGATTTCAATGTTGCAAATAAAGCTGTACTTTTATTTAAGCAAATTGATAAAGAAGTATGGATTGACTTAGTCTCAAATGAATCTAAGTATGATTTAATTTCAGCTATTATGCGAGAAGCATTAAAAAGCGGATACAATTCTCATAGTTGTAGGGACTTATTTAACGAATTGTCAGATTCTTATTCTGAACTAATTAGAAGCTTTGTAGTAGAGTTATTCAAATTTAATGAATCTTTTGAAAATGAGAGAGCAGTTATGGTAAATCTTAATGAAAAGTATAGAGATACCACAATATCGTATATTAAATATCAAGAAGACTTAGCTAGCAGTATTATTGAGAAATTAGAAGAATGGAACTGTGAAAACGATGAAGTGGATTTGAAGTATGTATTTGAGAAATTAAAATGATAATTTCTAAATCGTGTTTCATTAATACTAAAAAAGACGTCATATAACATAATATTCACGATGCGGACATTCATCCTGGGTCCGGCATAAGCTGGGTCGTGAATACAATAACGTTTACGAGTCATCAAAATTTTGTTTCACTGTCAGATATCTTAATTATAAAGATTGGAAAAAGTAAACATCTTGGATAGATACTATTTAGGGAAACGGTTGCACTTAACCTTAGTGTAGCTGTTTTTTTATAGACTTATTCGATATCCGCATTAAAACGATTATAATTTCTCGTACAATTAGAATGTTCTAAACTGACCATGTCTAGCATTAACAAGACATGTCGCAATTTAAACCCATCAGAGAGGTGGATGTATGAGCCGGTTGCTTGACTTATTGGAAGAGGAACGGCGCAAGCTCAATCAGCTTGGAGAGGCATCCTTGAAGCAAGCGATTCCGTTGTGGGACAATCCCGAGGTTCAGGAACAGAGCCGAAAAGTGGATGAACTGGTGGCACGAGTTAGTGAAATGAAGGCGAGACATAATCGAGTTGTACGATGATGAGTGAGAGTACATAATGCGTAGGGGAGGAGAAGCTATGGATTTTCCACCGTGGATGCAACGAGCGATTCAGGCAAGGCTGGATGAGGTATCTGCTCTAATCGAACATGATCCTGAACTTAGTCGTGTACGTGGGGAAACAGACGAAGCGTTCGAAGCTTTGTTTGCTAGCAAAGATGTCGAGCAGACACCTGAATATGCTGAGTGGGAGAGTCGATACATTGTCACCAAAGGGATAGAGAATGAGAGGTTGTACATGCAAGGACTGAGGGACGGCATTCAACTCACAGTATCCTTGCTAGGTGTGTCGATGCCGGAGGAGATTGATACGAAGGCTTGATCCACTAACGCGAACCCATAAGACAGGGGAAGCGACCTCAATCTCTATCTAAAAAAACAGCCGAAGCGTGTAACTATCGCTTCGGCTGTTTTTTTTAATTCTCTAATTTTCCAAAATCCAAATCTTACTTCGCACTTACTGACTTAAACCAATCATTCACTTCTTGCGTGATCTGATCTCCGCCATTGGATTTCCAGTTGGCGACGAATTGGTCAAAGGCATCAATTGGCAGATTGCCGTAGATGATTTTGTTGAAGGTTTCCATCTCGGACTGGCGGAGAAGGTTCCATTTGGATACCATGGTTGGTGTTGCAGCGCCAGTGAAATAGTTTTGTTTACGGATGTCGATCTGGGACATCACGACTTTACCTGCATACCAGTTTTCCGGTTTACGGAATTCGGCCATTTGTTTCTCGTACGGTGTTTCAGGCTTCTCGCCGTTGGCCAGCTTCACGAGTGTTTTCATGTACAGATCCGGGATACGTGCTGGGCCGGTCAGGAAAGGGAATTCGTTGGAGAAGTCTTTGATCTTCTCTTTGTCACTGGTCGGTTGTCCGTCAATGATATCCCAGTCGTAACCTTTGGCGAAGCCGTATTCGTACTCACTGCCCGCTTTCGGGTTCGCAAGGTTATCTAACAGGTAGTTGTAATACAGGAAGATGGCTTCTGGATGCTTCGCATCCTTGTTGATCATGATACTTGCGTTGACACCAGAGTTCTGCCACTTCGTACCGATCTTGCCGTCTGGGCCAGCTGGAACAGGGTAAGCTTTATACTTTGAGCCAGGTACGTTCTTCAGCAGGTCAGGTGCAGGCCAGTCCGGTACCCAGTTTGCGCCAGGCAGAATGCCCGCTTTGCCAGCTGTCCAGCTTTCAGCGGATTTGCCTTCGTCCCACAGAGCGGAGTCAGCGTGGATATAACCTTTATCCATCCATTCAGCCAGCTTGGCAAGAGCTTGTTTGGCACCCGGGTTAACGGAGCCGTACTCGAGATTGCCGTTTGCGTCTTTGTTCCATTGCTCCTCGATTGTGCCGTAAGCACCGAACAACCAGTCGAGCTGACCCATCCAGGTGTTGGTGTTATTTTTCAGCGAGATTGCCAGCGGGAATACTTTGTCTGGAGACAGACCGTCCGGGTTCTCGTTTTTGAATTTGTCCATGATGTTCTCAAGATCTGCAATGGTTTTCGGAGCTTCCAGGTTCAGCTTCTCCATCCAGTCCTCGCGGAGCCAGAGCAGTGTATCGTCGTTATCGGTGTACTCCATGATCGGCATGTTGTATTTCTTGCCGTCCTTGGTGAACGGATACCACAGTTCAGGATGTGCTGCTGCGTGATCTTTCAGGGTCTGACTCGCGTACTTATCGAACAACTCATCGATGGCGATGAATTGACCGGAGTCGATCAGCTGATTGGTCAGTACCGCATTGGTGGGTACGGTGACGAAATCAGGCAGCTTCTCGCCAGAGGCGATAGCCAGTTGCAGCTTTTGTCTGTATTGATCGTCATTGGCCGGATACCAGGTATCTTTATGCTTCATACCCAGCGTTTCGAGCATCCAGCGATCGTGCACGTTATTTTCTTTGGTATCCCCTTGCACGTATTTCTTCGGCATTAATACCGAACTGAACTCGATGGGTGGGTCATATTTTCCTTTGGCAAAAGCAGCTTCTGCTTCCGCTGAGCCGACAGTTCCCGGCGTATTATCGGTACCATTGTCACTGGCTGTCTCGCCACTGCCGCACGCAGTGATCGTGATAAGCGCGATAACCATGAGCAGTGACCACCATGTTTTAAATTTGATCATTGTTCAATCCCCCTACGGTGTATGATCTTTAAAAATGCGTGTTCAAAAAGGCCGGTTTTCAGTACCGAGAAGATGGGATGAGGCTAGAAATGGAGTAGCGGAGCGTAGATAGAGCTACGTGAGCAACTACAATGTTTCCAAAGGAAACATACTTCGTAAGCCTCCCGCTTATTTCGGCTGAATCCTATATTCGATGCTGATGATGCCGCTAGGCATCCTTCGTAATCAAAAGCGGACTCTTTGAACAACCTCTACAATGTAACTGTACCAATTTGGGCGGGAGGGCATCTATATGAGTTTGTTAGTTTCCATAGGACTCTATTAGTGAATGTGCAAATGAAGTTCAAAAAATTCGGTTTTCAGTCATGTTATTTATGCTGGTCTCTGTATTCCTGCGGCGTAACGCCGAATTGACGCTTGAACACTTTGATAAAATAAGCCGGGTCCATATAACCAATCTCCATGCTGATTTCATACACTTTTTTGGTGGTCGTCACCAGCTTGTGGCAGGCCCGATCCATGCGCAGACGCGAGATATAATCACTGATGCCTTCGCCGGTTTCGATTTTGTAAATCTTGGACAGATGGGTTGGGTGCAGATTCACATGATCTGCAAGCACACGCAAAGATACATCCAGATGCAGGTTTTTATCTGTAAAATCCTGAATCTTCTTCACATAATCCGAACGAATGTCCTTGATCTCATTGGATGTGCCTTCCTTGAGTTTGCCGAGCACGCTGAGTGACCATTTCCGCAATTTGCTGATGGTAGCGAAAACTTCGCCACTTTGCAAATCCTCAACATCATTTCCCATTAAAGTGGTCAGAGTCAGCTTGTTTCGGTGGGCGATGTTGGTGAATGAAGCTGTAATGAGGAAACCTGCCTCCATGCAGTGCTCCCAGGATTCCGACCATTTCTCATCCAGCTCTGCGCAGACCGCGAGGATTTTCTCTTCGGCGGCATCCCACTGTCCGCTTTCCAACAGACTAATAAATGTGGGCGGGGTGTACAGCACATCCAAAGGACCTTGCGCCGCAGGTGTCTCGACATCGCTAACGCGCATGACAAATTCGCGTTCGTCGCCGACGATCTGCCGGAAATAGGCGGAAGCCTGACGGAAACGATCGTAAATCTGTTCCGGGAAGGTGAACCACTCGGTGATAACGATGGAGAGGGAGCCTTTCAGAAACTGTTTTACTTTGGATTGAAGCTGAATGGACAGCTTCTCCAGCATGGTTTCTTTGCCAATATCGCCTTTCCGTTCTTTCAACTGAAGCAAAAACACCAGATATCCGTGCTCCTCCTTCACGCCCCACACTTCCATAAACTCACCCATAATCTCTTCCGCCATGTTGATGATCGCATATTCGATCAGGGTCTGATCATTGCTGTCATAGTGTCCGAATTCTTCTTCCAAACGAACCAGCATTAACGCGGCATCCCCGGTGTGAAAAGGGAGATCGTAATTGGCGAGTTTCCGCTCCCATTCGGCAGCGGCGATTCGTTGTCCCTGCAAAGCCCCAAGGAGCAGTCGTCCTCGCAAATGGGGGAGATTCTCTCGCAACGTAAACTGGGTCCGTGTCAGTGAGCTGACCAGTTCCCATTCATTGTTCAATTGATCGATCGCCTTCTGCACAGCACCCATTAGTTCATCGTCAGTGGGCGGCTTCAGCAGATAGTCTACGGCTTCGAACTGGATGGCTTTTTTGGCGTAATCAAATTCGGAATACCCGGATAACAGGATGCATTTTATCTTTTTGTCCCGGATGCGGATGCGTTCGATCAGTTCTATGCCTGTCATTTCGGGCATCTGAATGTCCGAGATCACGATATCAATGGGGTGGGTGTCGATCATCTGTAGTGCTTCGTGTGCCGAGTATGCTTTATGCACATGTTCGATCCCGAGCGTATGCCAGGGCTTGGTCATGGACAGGTTATCCACCCAATGTGCTTCATCGTCTACGATCATCATTTGCATGGTGTTTGTCTCCTTGGTGGTATACAAGTCTTAAAAGTTAAAATCAATGGATGCTTTTGTGAACGAGGTCGCTACGGATTCGAAGGGTTCTTTCGATCGCTGTTCAAGCCCCATTTTCTGAATTAGATGATTATAAGGTTAAAATGATACTTGAAAGGCGAACACTTCGTTTCTACAGAATCCCTTCAATTCTTCGCTTTGGTTCACGTAAAGTCTAACCCTTTATTTTAAAAATGAGCCCTATATAAAGGTTGAATTTGTAATAAGGGCGAAGGCTGCGATTCTAGTGCAGCCTTTTTAGTAAAAGCCGCACAAGAAAACAATTCCGAGCACTCCGTTTCTTCAGGTTTTTTCTGTCCTCTGCGTTATCGTGTACATGATCTTGTTCAAAATCAAATAGTCAACTCATCGTTCGTATCATATCAATTCGTATCGGTATTACCTTTTATCGGAATCTGTGTCCTCTTTTGATATCTCCCAGATGATTTCGGTTCGGAATCCGCCAAGTGGGGATGGGCCGAATAGGAGGTAGGAATGGCTTCCGAATGTGTGCATGATTCGTTGGTTCGTATTCCAAAGGCCGCAGCCCATTTCTTCCTGTAAAGGTTCCTGCATCTTCAAGTTCAGCGCTTCGTACTGTTCCGGGCTTAGGCCTGGCCCATCGTCGTCGATGTATATTCTGCCAAAACCGTTCTTGCGCTCCCCGGTAATTCGGATTTCCCCGGATGAATAGGACTTCGCTACACCGTGTATGACGGAATTCTCAACCATCGGTTGAAGCATTAATCGCGGCACCGATTGGGCAAGCATGTCCTCAGGGATAGCGATGTGATATTCAATCCGACCATTGCGCAGCTTCTGGATATCCAGATAGTTGATCAGCAGCTTGATCTCTTCCTGAAGCGACGATGTCTCCTTTTCCATACGGGTGGTGTAGCGATAATACGCACTTAGATTATGCGCCATGGACACCACGGCTTGCTCGTCCTTCATCTGGGCCATGTTGATGATATAGCCTAGACAATTATATAGGAAATGCGGATTGATCTGTGCTTGTAATTGCTTTAGTGTAGCTTCCCTGGCTCTAATCTTCTCATGGAACACATTCTCGATCAGATCCTGAATCTGATGGGACATATCGTTGAATCGGCGGAACAGGAATGAGAATTCATTCTGGTTTTTGCTATGCAGTCGAACAGAATAATCGCCTTGCTCGACGCGGCGTAAACCTTTGATCAGCTGTTTGATCGGATACTGGACATTTCGGTACAGCAGGATGGA of Paenibacillus sp. FSL R5-0517 contains these proteins:
- a CDS encoding aspartyl-phosphate phosphatase Spo0E family protein, with protein sequence MSRLLDLLEEERRKLNQLGEASLKQAIPLWDNPEVQEQSRKVDELVARVSEMKARHNRVVR
- a CDS encoding response regulator encodes the protein MQMMIVDDEAHWVDNLSMTKPWHTLGIEHVHKAYSAHEALQMIDTHPIDIVISDIQMPEMTGIELIERIRIRDKKIKCILLSGYSEFDYAKKAIQFEAVDYLLKPPTDDELMGAVQKAIDQLNNEWELVSSLTRTQFTLRENLPHLRGRLLLGALQGQRIAAAEWERKLANYDLPFHTGDAALMLVRLEEEFGHYDSNDQTLIEYAIINMAEEIMGEFMEVWGVKEEHGYLVFLLQLKERKGDIGKETMLEKLSIQLQSKVKQFLKGSLSIVITEWFTFPEQIYDRFRQASAYFRQIVGDEREFVMRVSDVETPAAQGPLDVLYTPPTFISLLESGQWDAAEEKILAVCAELDEKWSESWEHCMEAGFLITASFTNIAHRNKLTLTTLMGNDVEDLQSGEVFATISKLRKWSLSVLGKLKEGTSNEIKDIRSDYVKKIQDFTDKNLHLDVSLRVLADHVNLHPTHLSKIYKIETGEGISDYISRLRMDRACHKLVTTTKKVYEISMEIGYMDPAYFIKVFKRQFGVTPQEYRDQHK
- a CDS encoding ABC transporter substrate-binding protein; translation: MIKFKTWWSLLMVIALITITACGSGETASDNGTDNTPGTVGSAEAEAAFAKGKYDPPIEFSSVLMPKKYVQGDTKENNVHDRWMLETLGMKHKDTWYPANDDQYRQKLQLAIASGEKLPDFVTVPTNAVLTNQLIDSGQFIAIDELFDKYASQTLKDHAAAHPELWYPFTKDGKKYNMPIMEYTDNDDTLLWLREDWMEKLNLEAPKTIADLENIMDKFKNENPDGLSPDKVFPLAISLKNNTNTWMGQLDWLFGAYGTIEEQWNKDANGNLEYGSVNPGAKQALAKLAEWMDKGYIHADSALWDEGKSAESWTAGKAGILPGANWVPDWPAPDLLKNVPGSKYKAYPVPAGPDGKIGTKWQNSGVNASIMINKDAKHPEAIFLYYNYLLDNLANPKAGSEYEYGFAKGYDWDIIDGQPTSDKEKIKDFSNEFPFLTGPARIPDLYMKTLVKLANGEKPETPYEKQMAEFRKPENWYAGKVVMSQIDIRKQNYFTGAATPTMVSKWNLLRQSEMETFNKIIYGNLPIDAFDQFVANWKSNGGDQITQEVNDWFKSVSAK